A window from Populus trichocarpa isolate Nisqually-1 chromosome 3, P.trichocarpa_v4.1, whole genome shotgun sequence encodes these proteins:
- the LOC7497844 gene encoding long chain acyl-CoA synthetase 4: protein MAPRKYLIEVEKAKEAKDGKPSIGPVYRSLFAKDGFPPPVPGLESCWDVFRMSVEKYPNNPMLGRREIVNGKAGKYVWQTYKQVYDVVIKVGNSIRSCGVEPGAKCGIYGANCAEWIMSMEACNAHGLYCVPLYDTLGASAVEFIICHSEVSIAFVEENKICELLKTFPNSTQYLKTIVSFGKVALKEQEEIEKSGLAVYSWDEFLKLGENKQYELPVKKKEDICTIMYTSGTTGDPKGVLISNDSIVTLIAGVKRLLESVKESLTSEDVYLSYLPLAHIFDRVIEELFIQHGASIGFWRGDVKLLIEDIGELKPTIFCAVPRVLERVYSGLQQKVSTGGFLKKTLFNVAYSHKFSSMKKGLAHHQASPICDKIVFNKVRQGLGGKVRLILSGAAPLSNHVEAFLRVVSCAHVLQGYGLTETCAGTFVSLPNELPMLGTVGPPVPNVDVCLESVPEMGYDALSSTPRGEICIRGKTLFAGYYKREDLTEEVLNDGWFHTGDIGEWQPDGSMKIIDRKKNIFKLSQGEYVAVENLENIYSLVSDIDSIWVYGNSFESFLVAVANPNQQALEHWAQEHGISGDFKALCENPRAKEYMLGELTKIGKEKKLKGFEFIKAIHLDPEPFDMERDLITPTYKKKRPQLLKYYQNVIDNMYKSASKPSA, encoded by the exons ATGGCGCCGAGGAAGTACTTGATTGAAGTAGAGAAAGCAAAGGAAGCTAAGGATGGAAAGCCATCGATTGGTCCTGTGTATCGTAGTCTTTTCGCTAAAGATGGGTTTCCTCCTCCGGTTCCTGGACTTGAAAGTTGCTGGGATGTTTTTCG GATGAGCGTAGAGAAATATCCAAATAATCCAATGCTTGGTCGTCGTGAGATTGTCAATGGCAAG GCTGGAAAATATGTGTGGCAAACTTATAAACAAGTTTATGACGTGGTGATCAAAGTTGGAAATTCAATTAGAAGCTGCGGTGTTGAACCG GGTGCGAAATGTGGTATTTATGGTGCTAATTGTGCAGAGTGGATTATGAGCATGGAG GCCTGCAATGCTCATGGCCTCTACTGTGTTCCTTTGTATGACACATTAG GTGCTAGTGCAGTGGAATTTATTATATGCCATTCAGAGGTCTCAATTGCCTTTGTAGAAGAGAACAAAATTTGTGAG CTGTTGAAAACATTTCCTAATTCTACACAGTACTTGAAAA CAATTGTGAGCTTTGGCAAGGTTGCTCTCAAAGAGCAAGAAGAGATTGAAAAATCTGGCTTGGCAGTATATTCTTGGGATGAGTTTTTAAAACTG GGGGAGAATAAACAATATGAACTCCCagtgaagaagaaagaggatATCTGTACAATAATGTATACTAGTGGAACAACTGGTGATCCCAAGGGAGTGCTGATTTCAAATGACAGCATTGTCACTCTTATAGCTGGAGTGAAAAGGCTATTAGAAAGTGTGAAAGAATcg TTGACTTCAGAGGATGTATATCTTTCATACCTTCCCCTTGCTCATATATTTGATCGGGTGATTGAGGAGTTATTTATTCAACATGGTGCCTCTATAGGGTTCTGGCGAGGG GATGtaaaattattgattgaagACATTGGGGAGCTGAAACCAACTATTTTCTGTGCTGTGCCCCGTGTTTTAGAGCGAGTTTATTCCG GCTTGCAGCAGAAAGTTTCAACTGgtggttttttgaaaaagacaTTGTTCAATGTAGCATACTCACA CAAATTCAGTTCTATGAAGAAGGGGCTTGCACACCACCAAGCATCTCCAATCTGTGACAAAATTGTCTTTAATAAG GTGAGGCAAGGGTTGGGAGGAAAAGTGCGGCTTATTTTATCTGGAGCAGCACCTCTTTCTAATCATGTAGAAGCTTTCCTGCGAGTGGTGTCATGTGCTCACGTTCTGCAAGGATATG GTCTGACTGAAACCTGTGCTGGGACTTTTGTGTCACTGCCAAATGAATTGCCAATGCTTGGCACAGTGGGCCCTCCTGTACCAAATGTGGATGTCTGCCTAGAATCTGTTCCTGAGATGGGATATGATGCTCTTTCAAGCACCCCACGTGGAGAAATTTGTATTAGGGGGAAGACCCTGTTTGCAGGTTACTATAAACGTGAAGACCTCACTGAAGAGGTCCTGAATGATGGGTGGTTCCATACAG GGGATATTGGTGAATGGCAACCTGATGGAAGTATGAAAATTATTGATCGCAAGAAGAATATATTCAAACTCTCGCAAGGAGAATATGTTGCTGTTGAAAACTTGGAGAACATTTATAGTCTTGTATCTGATATTGATTCG ATATGGGTTTATGGGAACAGCTTTGAATCATTCCTTGTTGCTGTTGCCAACCCCAATCAGCAAGCACTTGAACATTGGGCTCAAGAGCATGGTATAAGTGGGGACTTTAAAGCCCTTTGTGAAAATCCAAGGGCAAAAGAGTACATGCTCGGAGAGCTCACCAAGattgggaaagaaaagaag TTGAAGGGCTTTGAATTTATAAAAGCTATTCACCTCGATCCTGAGCCATTTGACATGGAGCGTGATCTCATCACTCCAACATACAAGAAAAAGAGGCCTCAGCTTCTCAAATACTACCAG AATGTTATCGACAACATGTACAAGAGTGCAAGCAAGCCCAGTGCCTAA